Proteins encoded in a region of the Diabrotica virgifera virgifera chromosome 4, PGI_DIABVI_V3a genome:
- the LOC126883713 gene encoding hatching enzyme-like has protein sequence MWEDVSNLHFSRVTLPVPTPDITITAVKGKHYFRSNCMGNRECGQQFDGRGGKLAHAYFPLINDTCVEIHVDLDEKWSYNVNDTDYDSANLFMVILHEIGHSLGLSHSNDKNAVMYPWYSHKLLTITQDDINGMEALYGRKSTYITTQQTSASTQATPRKSTSYIPTQASTSTRSHKSRVHTTRPRPIPTEIIPHQTTKTAPPFCAIEYPNILFLAYDPQFKNHHMYIIHDGFVWKNDLNGHMVPNNPEHLSTYLPKQIRNISYVFQNTAGNLIVTSNNTMYSVSFPSITISRDIPLFILPPHAEINVVFQTHTGKTYIWYDNTSFIEYDNIIDLVISRGLIKDIFPGVPTTVKSVFKYIDGHLYFLDGGTYYKYNEFTKKIIEIGRFNWNLFGIPCPDDSLITQVKYLLNKVVSFYT, from the coding sequence ATGTGGGAAGATGTTTCAAATTTGCATTTTAGCAGAGTAACTCTTCCTGTTCCGACACCAGATATCACTATAACAGCCGTTAAAGGAAAGCATTATTTTCGCTCCAACTGTATGGGTAACCGAGAGTGTGGACAGCAGTTTGATGGTCGTGGTGGAAAATTAGCACATGCATATTTTCCCCTCATTAATGATACTTGCGTAGAAATACATGTAGACTTGGATGAAAAATGGAGTTATAATGTGAACGATACAGATTATGATTCTGCCAATCTCTTTATGGTTATTCTTCACGAAATTGGTCACAGTTTAGGTTTATCGCATAGTAACGATAAGAATGCTGTAATGTATCCCTGGTATTCACATAAATTACTCACTATTACTCAGGATGATATTAACGGTATGGAGGCTTTGTACGGACGCAAAAGTACATATATTACTACGCAGCAAACTAGTGCATCAACCCAGGCAACACCGCGAAAAAGTACATCTTATATTCCTACACAGGCTAGTACATCAACTCGATCGCATAAATCGAGGGTGCATACTACAAGACCCCGTCCTATACCAACCGAGATTATACCTCACCAAACAACGAAAACTGCACCGCCTTTTTGTGCTATTGAATATCCTAATATTCTCTTTCTGGCATATGATCCTCAGTTTAAGAACCATCATATGTATATAATACATGACGGATTTGTATGGAAGAATGATCTAAATGGTCACATGGTACCGAATAATCCCGAACATTTGAGTACTTATTTACCTAAACAAATAAGAAATATTTCGTATGTGTTTCAGAATACGGCTGGTAACTTAATTGTTACATCAAATAATACTATGTACTCAGTATCATTTCCCAGCATAACTATTTCAAGAGATATACCTCTGTTTATATTACCACCCCATGCCGAGATAAACGTTGTATTTCAGACTCATACAGGAAAGACATATATATGGTATGACAATACATCATTCATTGAATATGACAACATAATAGACCTAGTCATTAGCAGAGGACTTATAAAGGACATATTCCCTGGAGTACCGACCACCGTTAAATCGGTATTTAAATATATAGATGGACATTTATACTTTCTAGATGGCGGCACGTATTACAAATATAATGAATTTACAAAGAAGATCATCGAAATTGGCAGATTTAATTGGAACTTATTCGGAATTCCTTGTCCAGATGACAGCCTGATTACACAGGTGAAATATTTACTGAATAAA